Proteins co-encoded in one Listeria ivanovii subsp. ivanovii genomic window:
- a CDS encoding aminotransferase class I/II-fold pyridoxal phosphate-dependent enzyme, which produces MKQIPLAVPHMSGNEQIYIQKAFNTNWIAPLGPNVDQFEAGLATYTGSEAVLATSSGTSAIHLALTLLKVEPGDTVFCSTLTFVASINPAIYIGATPVFIDAETDTWGMSPIALAKGLKEAAAQNKLPRAIIVVHLYGQSCKMDEIMEIANHYEIPVIEGAAEALGSTYKGQKLGTIGAFGIYSFNGNKIITRSGGGALVSNDANHIEKARYLASQAKEIAPYYSHSEVGFNYRLSNILAGIGIAQLEVLEERIRKKRAVYKTYEGVFEDYAGITFLAEWEATFSNRWLTTVLLDQINPGKTMEQLAAKGIESRRLWKPMHTQPLFQEVLYYQENEEQSNADYLFQKGLCLPSGTQLTDNEINYVCDILKEICKGTY; this is translated from the coding sequence ATGAAACAAATACCACTAGCAGTCCCGCATATGAGCGGGAATGAGCAAATCTACATTCAAAAAGCTTTTAATACAAATTGGATAGCGCCACTTGGACCAAACGTTGATCAATTTGAAGCAGGCTTAGCCACATATACTGGTTCTGAAGCCGTTTTAGCCACTAGTTCTGGGACGAGTGCAATTCATCTAGCCTTGACACTTTTAAAAGTAGAACCAGGTGACACAGTGTTTTGCTCTACATTAACTTTTGTTGCGAGTATTAATCCAGCCATTTATATCGGAGCAACCCCTGTCTTCATTGATGCAGAAACTGATACATGGGGAATGAGTCCAATTGCGCTCGCGAAAGGGTTAAAAGAAGCCGCAGCCCAAAATAAACTGCCGAGAGCAATTATCGTGGTGCATTTGTACGGTCAGAGCTGCAAAATGGACGAAATTATGGAAATAGCAAATCATTATGAAATTCCAGTTATCGAAGGCGCAGCAGAAGCACTGGGCTCCACTTATAAAGGACAAAAGCTAGGAACTATCGGAGCATTTGGAATATATTCTTTTAACGGAAACAAAATTATCACAAGGTCTGGTGGTGGTGCACTCGTTTCTAACGATGCTAACCATATTGAAAAAGCGCGCTATTTAGCATCTCAAGCAAAAGAAATAGCACCATATTATTCTCATAGCGAAGTTGGTTTCAATTATCGTCTTAGTAATATATTAGCTGGCATCGGAATTGCTCAATTAGAAGTTTTAGAAGAGCGAATTAGAAAGAAACGAGCAGTATACAAAACCTATGAAGGGGTCTTTGAGGATTATGCGGGCATCACTTTTTTAGCCGAGTGGGAAGCAACTTTTAGCAATCGCTGGTTAACAACCGTTCTTCTAGATCAAATAAACCCGGGAAAAACGATGGAACAATTAGCAGCAAAGGGCATAGAAAGTAGGCGGTTGTGGAAACCAATGCACACCCAGCCATTATTTCAAGAAGTCCTGTATTACCAAGAAAATGAGGAACAAAGTAATGCAGATTATTTATTCCAAAAAGGATTGTGTTTACCATCTGGAACGCAACTTACAGATAATGAAATCAATTATGTTTGCGATATATTGAAAGAAATCTGTAAGGGCACATATTAA
- a CDS encoding sugar transferase: MKRWVDFWMALLLLILATPIILFCSSIFYGLYREKSIYVSQRAGKNGLPFAIYKLKSMRTRLDENGKLLPDAERLTKYGNLLRKLSLDELPQLLNIVKGEMSFIGPRPLPLEYNQLYTKEQQKRLTVLPGITGLAQVKGRNSLSWEEKFAFDCEYVRSQTLRLDFKIVLLTIYKVAYQDGISQDSHVTMSKFTGLTPRKESLYETNTTSSPAYERE; encoded by the coding sequence TTGAAACGCTGGGTAGATTTTTGGATGGCATTATTGTTACTTATTTTGGCAACACCAATTATTTTATTTTGCAGTAGCATCTTTTATGGCTTGTATCGAGAGAAATCTATCTATGTAAGTCAACGTGCGGGGAAAAATGGTCTTCCTTTCGCTATTTATAAGTTAAAGTCGATGAGGACACGGCTTGACGAAAATGGAAAACTTCTTCCTGATGCAGAACGCTTAACAAAGTACGGGAATCTACTTCGAAAGCTAAGTTTAGATGAGCTACCACAACTTCTTAATATTGTAAAAGGGGAGATGAGCTTTATTGGTCCACGTCCTTTACCACTAGAATACAACCAGCTTTATACAAAGGAACAACAGAAGCGCTTAACTGTTTTGCCGGGAATCACAGGACTTGCACAAGTTAAAGGGCGGAATAGCTTAAGTTGGGAAGAAAAATTCGCTTTTGATTGCGAGTATGTTAGGTCCCAAACGCTCCGATTAGATTTTAAAATTGTTCTATTAACCATTTATAAAGTAGCTTATCAAGATGGTATTTCCCAAGATAGCCATGTAACGATGTCCAAATTCACCGGCTTAACTCCGCGAAAGGAAAGTTTATATGAAACAAATACCACTAGCAGTCCCGCATATGAGCGGGAATGA
- a CDS encoding glycosyltransferase family 4 protein produces the protein MKLLYIHQHYEENKGATRSYELSKYFLAQGAKVVMISGQGDSHITKEGLIVKSTRTKYNQKMSKVRRILAFIHFFLRSIILGVREKNIDQIYATSTPLTVGLVGLILSKWKRKPFVFEVRDVWPDVPIQLGIIRNARLIQVLKWLEMKIYTEATAIIVLSEGMRQNLLQKKIPDGKITVAENFANRSLVQESNKTPLEDIELKNWMNDKFVVVHPGAMGLVNGVDYLLSCAERLQHNTAIHFLLIGDGSEKQKIQAQLNTKKLSNVRILDTKSKKETLQIISQCQMGTMLVKDEPILWDNSANKFFDFLACDLPVVLNYQGWQKQVLEASGAGKGFNHADEEAYCRYVEHLAADYRSWNQASKASQQLAKKYDVNQIAHRVWQTINKYKEWAY, from the coding sequence ATGAAATTACTTTATATTCACCAACATTACGAAGAAAATAAAGGCGCTACAAGGTCATATGAACTATCTAAATATTTTTTAGCGCAGGGTGCCAAAGTAGTTATGATAAGCGGTCAAGGCGATTCTCATATAACAAAAGAGGGGCTAATTGTAAAATCAACGCGGACTAAATATAACCAAAAAATGTCAAAAGTTAGACGAATACTAGCTTTTATTCATTTTTTCCTGCGAAGTATTATTCTTGGAGTTCGAGAGAAAAATATTGATCAAATATATGCAACATCAACACCGTTAACAGTTGGACTTGTCGGCTTGATTTTAAGTAAATGGAAGCGAAAACCGTTTGTTTTTGAAGTGCGCGATGTGTGGCCAGACGTACCAATCCAATTAGGTATTATTCGAAATGCTCGACTGATTCAGGTATTAAAATGGCTGGAAATGAAGATTTACACCGAAGCAACAGCAATTATTGTCTTATCAGAAGGAATGCGACAGAATTTGCTGCAAAAAAAGATACCGGATGGCAAAATAACGGTCGCGGAAAACTTTGCAAATCGCTCCCTTGTTCAGGAGAGTAATAAAACACCGCTGGAAGACATCGAGTTGAAAAACTGGATGAATGATAAGTTTGTGGTAGTTCATCCAGGCGCTATGGGGCTTGTGAATGGGGTTGACTACCTTCTATCTTGTGCAGAAAGACTTCAACATAATACCGCTATCCATTTTTTACTAATAGGCGATGGTTCAGAAAAACAGAAAATCCAAGCACAACTAAATACCAAGAAGCTCTCTAATGTTCGGATTTTAGATACAAAATCAAAAAAAGAAACGCTTCAAATTATATCTCAATGTCAAATGGGGACAATGCTTGTTAAAGATGAGCCGATTTTATGGGATAATAGCGCCAATAAATTTTTTGATTTTCTAGCATGCGATTTGCCAGTAGTGTTGAATTATCAAGGTTGGCAAAAGCAAGTCTTAGAAGCGAGTGGTGCTGGAAAAGGATTTAATCACGCAGATGAAGAAGCTTATTGTAGATACGTGGAACATTTAGCGGCTGATTATCGAAGCTGGAACCAAGCTAGTAAAGCATCACAACAATTAGCAAAAAAATATGACGTAAACCAAATTGCACATCGAGTTTGGCAGACGATTAACAAATATAAGGAGTGGGCTTATTGA
- a CDS encoding glycosyltransferase, with amino-acid sequence MKKIIVLSSVHPWNDPRVYHKEVLTLLRAGYQVNYYAVEGQTNVLPEHPGLTITLLPKRNLARRYSTWRYFLKEVKQKQPDAVHLHDPELLFLVPRMKKITTAKIIFDMHEDFPAALKSKRLKGIPIPTSWMKYLARYEKKQLAKVDLLLFAEKYYKENYLDISTMKTDILNYPFLNKQLDDEAKYPVPTLIYAGAIHEIRGFKEMLELARILHERGCVFQMFIIGQVPERLTEWSSAYTKLHHLESIVQLKGRLDLESLNQYYKKSHIGLALLHPEPNYLRSLPTKLFEYMSFGLPYVASDFPLWCELMTDSGSGIPVSVLDVSGIADKIAILLNEQEKYRDFVINGRSAHGTHYNWEIEAKKLLQTYQILFRGDTI; translated from the coding sequence ATGAAGAAAATCATCGTTTTAAGTTCCGTTCACCCTTGGAATGATCCGCGTGTTTATCATAAAGAGGTATTAACCTTACTTCGGGCTGGCTACCAGGTGAATTATTATGCCGTTGAGGGACAAACAAATGTATTGCCAGAGCATCCAGGACTAACAATAACTTTATTGCCAAAAAGAAATTTAGCAAGAAGATACTCAACATGGCGCTATTTTTTGAAAGAAGTAAAGCAGAAGCAGCCGGATGCAGTACATTTGCATGACCCGGAGTTGTTATTTTTAGTGCCACGTATGAAAAAAATAACCACTGCAAAGATTATTTTTGATATGCATGAAGATTTTCCTGCTGCGTTAAAAAGTAAGCGACTAAAAGGGATTCCAATACCAACTAGTTGGATGAAATATTTGGCGCGCTATGAGAAAAAACAGCTAGCTAAAGTGGATCTGCTTTTGTTTGCAGAGAAATACTATAAAGAAAATTACCTTGACATTTCCACAATGAAAACAGATATATTGAACTACCCTTTTTTGAATAAGCAGTTGGATGATGAAGCAAAGTATCCGGTGCCGACACTAATTTATGCAGGTGCTATTCATGAAATTCGCGGCTTTAAAGAGATGCTTGAGTTAGCTAGGATTTTGCATGAACGTGGATGTGTTTTTCAAATGTTTATTATCGGTCAAGTCCCAGAACGACTTACTGAGTGGAGTAGCGCGTATACGAAATTACATCATCTAGAAAGTATTGTGCAATTAAAAGGACGACTTGATTTGGAAAGCTTAAATCAATATTATAAAAAATCTCATATTGGGCTGGCGCTTCTTCATCCAGAGCCAAATTATTTGAGATCCCTGCCAACGAAACTTTTTGAATATATGTCTTTTGGGTTACCGTATGTTGCTTCTGATTTTCCTCTTTGGTGTGAATTAATGACGGATAGTGGAAGCGGAATCCCTGTAAGTGTTTTAGATGTGTCGGGGATAGCAGATAAGATAGCGATTCTTTTAAATGAACAAGAAAAGTACCGGGATTTTGTGATAAATGGCAGGTCTGCACATGGTACTCATTATAATTGGGAAATAGAAGCGAAGAAACTTTTGCAAACGTATCAAATACTTTTTCGAGGGGATACCATATGA
- a CDS encoding lipopolysaccharide biosynthesis protein, protein MKTLFQSTFLKNLTKVFSGNVIAQLILVALSPVLTRIFTPADFGIFGTYTSLLGIFLVISAFAYEKAIPMERNRDNVHQIVWLCMVISLAWLLSGLTVYLITGWSIFQMLNVSVSYAVPILFGIGVFAASIQQILSYWAIRNNYYGRISMAKITQSSVNGAGQLVFAGVLEKTGLGLITGDVVGRMAGSINLFIRFIRQEGVYWQVRCCFKLIKKYRQFPLLGMPSLVLNNLALQLPTLLFVVFFGVAASGQFSPTQRMIGIPIAMITTALSQVFYGKASELQRENPATLTRVYWKLTSRLFAVFLLPMCLFAFVSPILFVWLFGPNWQVAGMFAQILTPMFFAQLVVLPVSQILYITGRQGLQLLWDSARFVLLITGFLVIYKLQWGMVTAVIFFSATMTVSYAFLLLLGRLGMKRKDTVYEHHME, encoded by the coding sequence ATGAAAACACTCTTTCAATCTACATTTCTAAAAAATTTAACCAAAGTTTTTTCAGGAAATGTGATCGCGCAACTTATTTTAGTAGCCTTGTCTCCCGTTTTAACGCGGATATTTACACCAGCGGACTTCGGTATATTTGGAACATACACGAGTTTACTAGGTATTTTTTTAGTTATTTCTGCATTTGCTTATGAAAAAGCGATTCCAATGGAAAGAAATCGTGATAACGTTCATCAGATTGTTTGGTTATGTATGGTCATATCGCTTGCCTGGTTATTAAGTGGTTTGACAGTGTATTTAATAACAGGTTGGTCAATCTTCCAAATGTTGAATGTGTCTGTCTCATATGCTGTGCCAATTCTGTTTGGTATTGGCGTGTTCGCAGCTAGCATACAGCAGATTTTGAGCTATTGGGCGATTCGGAATAATTATTATGGGCGCATCTCTATGGCAAAAATAACACAAAGTAGTGTGAACGGAGCGGGTCAATTGGTTTTTGCTGGAGTGTTAGAAAAGACAGGCTTAGGACTAATTACTGGAGATGTAGTCGGACGTATGGCAGGCTCTATAAATTTGTTCATTCGTTTTATAAGGCAAGAAGGAGTATATTGGCAAGTCCGTTGTTGCTTTAAGTTGATAAAGAAATATCGACAGTTTCCGCTTCTCGGAATGCCTTCACTTGTACTAAATAATCTGGCTTTACAATTACCGACGCTACTATTTGTTGTTTTTTTTGGAGTTGCTGCAAGTGGACAATTTTCGCCAACGCAACGAATGATAGGTATCCCGATTGCCATGATTACAACAGCCCTGAGTCAAGTGTTCTACGGAAAAGCCAGTGAACTACAACGAGAAAACCCAGCAACTTTAACTAGAGTGTATTGGAAATTAACAAGTCGACTTTTTGCTGTTTTTCTGCTACCAATGTGCTTATTTGCTTTTGTGTCGCCGATATTATTTGTCTGGTTATTCGGACCGAACTGGCAAGTGGCAGGGATGTTTGCACAAATATTAACACCGATGTTTTTTGCTCAACTCGTTGTACTACCAGTGTCACAAATTCTCTATATTACTGGTAGGCAAGGCTTGCAATTATTATGGGATAGTGCCAGGTTTGTACTACTAATTACTGGATTTCTGGTGATTTACAAATTGCAATGGGGGATGGTGACCGCAGTTATTTTTTTTAGTGCCACGATGACAGTGAGTTATGCTTTTCTATTGTTACTTGGCAGGTTGGGTATGAAACGAAAGGATACGGTTTATGAGCATCACATGGAATAA
- a CDS encoding nucleotide sugar dehydrogenase — translation MYYEAMQEEIKTKNYKVGIIGLGYVGLPLAIEFAEAGYNVIGFDIHEGKTAQLMQGNSYIIDIPNLKLQTVIENGFFMPTTDFSKLSEVDAVCICVPTPLTKSQEPDMSYIIAAVTEIKRYLKPGMLITLESTTYPGTTEELIQAEIEALGYHVGEDFFLCFSPERVDPGNKTFQTKNTPKVLGGTTSNCCNLGEALYSKVIDNVYLVSSTKVAEMTKLLENTFRSINIAFINEMAMLCEALNINVWEVIDAAGTKPFGFMKFTPGPGIGGHCIPLDPMYLSWKAKGANFFSRFIELAQETNKKMPEQVIHKVVQALNTDYKSIRGSKVLVLGMAYKPNIDDVRESPALEVYELLRKKGATLTYYDPYVTAFYSEDGSLISSETSVCYSEYDVVVVLTNHHMFDAAEILSQAKLIVDTRNMFKGENSEKVFRIGAGIPECHAMMQ, via the coding sequence ATGTATTATGAAGCAATGCAAGAGGAAATAAAGACCAAGAATTACAAAGTTGGAATCATCGGACTGGGCTATGTCGGCTTACCTTTAGCAATTGAATTTGCCGAAGCTGGATATAATGTCATTGGTTTTGATATCCATGAGGGTAAGACTGCTCAACTTATGCAAGGTAATTCCTACATTATTGATATTCCTAATTTAAAATTACAAACGGTTATAGAAAATGGCTTTTTCATGCCAACTACTGATTTTTCAAAATTAAGTGAGGTTGATGCAGTGTGTATCTGTGTCCCAACACCACTTACAAAGTCTCAAGAACCAGATATGTCGTATATTATCGCAGCCGTTACTGAAATTAAGCGTTATCTAAAACCAGGTATGCTAATTACACTCGAAAGTACCACATATCCCGGAACGACGGAAGAACTTATACAAGCAGAAATAGAAGCATTAGGTTACCACGTTGGAGAAGATTTTTTCCTATGTTTCTCACCAGAACGTGTTGACCCGGGAAATAAAACTTTTCAAACAAAAAATACACCAAAAGTACTCGGTGGTACAACCTCAAACTGTTGCAATCTTGGTGAGGCATTATATTCAAAAGTAATTGATAATGTTTACCTCGTTAGTTCTACTAAAGTTGCCGAAATGACAAAATTACTCGAAAACACATTTCGCAGTATTAATATTGCCTTTATTAATGAAATGGCAATGTTATGTGAAGCTCTGAATATCAATGTTTGGGAAGTGATAGATGCAGCAGGAACCAAGCCATTTGGGTTTATGAAATTCACACCAGGTCCTGGAATAGGTGGACACTGTATTCCACTGGATCCGATGTACCTTTCATGGAAGGCAAAAGGAGCTAATTTTTTCAGCCGTTTTATTGAATTAGCGCAAGAAACGAATAAGAAAATGCCAGAACAAGTGATTCATAAAGTAGTTCAAGCTTTGAATACAGACTATAAATCCATTCGCGGCTCAAAAGTATTGGTTTTAGGTATGGCATATAAACCAAATATTGATGATGTGCGAGAATCGCCTGCGCTTGAAGTGTACGAGTTGTTACGTAAAAAAGGTGCGACTCTTACTTATTATGATCCCTATGTAACAGCCTTCTATAGTGAAGACGGGTCATTAATATCCAGTGAAACAAGTGTATGTTACAGCGAGTATGATGTTGTCGTTGTCTTAACAAACCATCACATGTTTGACGCAGCGGAAATTTTGAGTCAGGCAAAGCTGATCGTGGATACACGAAACATGTTTAAAGGGGAAAATAGCGAGAAAGTCTTTCGTATTGGCGCTGGGATTCCGGAATGTCATGCGATGATGCAATAA
- a CDS encoding UDP-N-acetylglucosamine 4,6-dehydratase family protein, protein MKKQTIIPCSNAFAEELLQRKIKKTLLADVYPEIYTKKVLITGAGGSIGSEICRQVYALDPAELILVGHGENSIYLIQNELMNLPNKNVKVTAEIQELQDEKGMYRLMEKVKPDIVFHAAAHKHVPLMQSNPHSAVANNIIGTKYVAEAAGKANVKTFVLVSTDKAVGPRNVMGASKRIAEMIVAHLNNKYRTNYTTVRFGNVLASRGSVVPLFLKQIEKGVPLTLTDQEMTRYFMTIEEAASLVIKAGTITTDGDILVLNMGAAVKIKDIAERLIAMSGKKDITIQYTGIRDGEKLHENLFELDEYIQMEENAEMFIGKAMMIPEDLITELLMNYESCSKEDLVAELLKIANRKEINIPMEV, encoded by the coding sequence TTGAAGAAACAAACGATTATACCATGTAGTAATGCTTTTGCAGAAGAACTGTTGCAGCGTAAAATCAAGAAAACACTTTTGGCAGATGTTTATCCGGAAATATATACAAAAAAAGTGCTTATTACTGGAGCAGGAGGTTCGATTGGTTCCGAGATTTGTCGTCAAGTATATGCTTTAGACCCAGCTGAACTCATTTTAGTAGGGCATGGAGAGAATAGCATTTATCTGATTCAAAATGAACTGATGAATTTACCTAATAAAAATGTAAAAGTAACAGCTGAAATTCAAGAACTTCAAGACGAAAAAGGTATGTATCGATTAATGGAAAAAGTAAAACCAGATATTGTATTTCATGCAGCGGCTCATAAACATGTACCACTCATGCAAAGTAATCCGCATTCTGCAGTTGCTAACAATATTATCGGTACAAAATATGTTGCTGAGGCAGCGGGAAAAGCAAATGTAAAAACATTTGTCCTTGTTTCGACTGACAAGGCTGTTGGACCACGAAATGTTATGGGTGCAAGTAAACGTATTGCTGAAATGATTGTCGCCCATTTAAATAATAAATATCGAACAAACTATACGACAGTACGATTTGGAAATGTGCTAGCAAGTCGTGGGAGTGTTGTTCCGCTTTTCCTAAAACAAATTGAAAAAGGTGTACCGCTCACATTAACTGATCAAGAGATGACCCGATACTTTATGACAATTGAAGAGGCTGCGAGTCTAGTTATAAAGGCAGGAACAATAACAACCGATGGAGACATCCTAGTTCTTAATATGGGAGCAGCCGTTAAAATTAAAGATATTGCCGAACGACTAATCGCAATGTCTGGAAAAAAAGATATAACGATTCAATACACTGGCATTCGTGATGGCGAAAAGCTTCATGAAAATTTATTCGAATTAGATGAGTATATCCAAATGGAAGAGAATGCAGAAATGTTTATCGGAAAAGCAATGATGATTCCTGAAGACTTAATTACAGAATTACTTATGAACTACGAAAGCTGCTCAAAAGAAGACCTGGTCGCTGAACTTTTAAAAATAGCTAATCGAAAAGAAATTAACATTCCAATGGAGGTCTAG
- a CDS encoding CpsD/CapB family tyrosine-protein kinase, whose product MPKERSKLLIKHQKGSKTAEQFRMIRTNIEFISKQRMLKIMMITSTKPQEGKSTIIANLADVMGRQELKVLIIDADLRLPSQHYILGVDNSIGLTDILEETIQSQNAIQKTSLYNVDLISAGQVPHNPSELLSKPILRKLLKEAKDYYDYILVDSPPVIVADTTIISQQMDGIIMVAEESKTQKQKFHKALTTLRSTHTPIIGIILNKTKQDKSSKYYYYN is encoded by the coding sequence ATGCCAAAAGAACGTTCAAAACTACTCATTAAACATCAAAAAGGCTCGAAAACAGCGGAACAATTTCGAATGATTCGAACAAATATTGAATTTATCAGTAAACAACGAATGCTAAAAATAATGATGATTACCTCAACCAAACCGCAAGAAGGAAAGTCAACTATCATTGCGAACCTAGCTGATGTAATGGGGAGGCAAGAGTTAAAAGTCCTCATTATTGATGCGGATTTACGACTACCCTCACAACATTATATCTTAGGTGTAGATAACTCAATTGGGCTAACAGACATTCTAGAAGAAACGATCCAGAGTCAAAATGCTATCCAAAAAACATCTTTGTATAACGTGGATCTTATTTCAGCAGGTCAAGTTCCACATAATCCATCGGAGCTACTTTCCAAACCAATCTTACGGAAATTATTGAAAGAAGCTAAAGACTACTATGATTATATCTTAGTAGATTCACCACCAGTCATTGTTGCGGATACAACGATTATCTCCCAACAAATGGATGGGATCATTATGGTTGCGGAAGAAAGTAAAACACAAAAACAGAAATTCCATAAAGCCTTAACTACTTTGAGAAGTACTCATACACCTATCATCGGCATTATTTTAAATAAGACAAAACAAGATAAAAGTAGTAAATATTATTATTACAATTAA
- a CDS encoding YveK family protein yields MEKTLDIKYIGQFFKKYWYIIVAACVVGMIAIAFYTSYFVTPIYQVSTDVLVNQKKNEQVTVSDVQSNQQFVNTYSVILTSSRILDQVKDNLNLPQSVKQLKQQITIENVANSQVITIKVTDSSAEKATLIANKVTTVFKDNIKNIMDQQNVSILSEAKADDNNIPIKPNKKSALVMGAFGGLVIGILFSFSLQLLNTTIKSEKDIEALTDIPILGSIQKERKKRRRHAKRTFKTTH; encoded by the coding sequence ATGGAAAAAACTCTCGATATTAAATATATCGGTCAATTTTTCAAAAAATATTGGTATATCATTGTCGCTGCATGTGTCGTAGGGATGATAGCAATCGCTTTTTATACCTCTTACTTTGTTACACCGATTTATCAAGTGTCTACAGATGTGCTCGTTAATCAGAAAAAAAATGAGCAAGTAACTGTCTCAGATGTGCAATCAAATCAGCAGTTTGTCAATACCTATTCAGTTATTTTGACAAGTAGTCGGATTCTAGATCAGGTCAAAGACAACTTAAACTTACCACAGTCTGTCAAACAATTGAAACAACAAATAACGATTGAAAATGTAGCGAACTCACAAGTAATTACGATTAAAGTAACGGATAGTTCCGCAGAAAAAGCCACTCTTATTGCCAATAAAGTAACGACTGTATTCAAAGATAACATCAAGAATATCATGGACCAACAAAATGTCAGCATCTTGTCAGAAGCAAAGGCTGATGATAATAATATCCCTATTAAGCCAAATAAAAAGTCCGCGCTTGTTATGGGCGCTTTTGGAGGACTAGTTATAGGAATCTTATTCTCTTTCTCACTACAACTTCTTAACACAACAATTAAATCCGAAAAAGATATTGAAGCGCTGACAGATATTCCAATCCTAGGTTCTATTCAAAAAGAACGGAAGAAGAGGAGGCGCCATGCCAAAAGAACGTTCAAAACTACTCATTAA